A region of [Bacteroides] pectinophilus DNA encodes the following proteins:
- a CDS encoding MATE family efflux transporter, with amino-acid sequence MNKENNREVETSGIKRSKYEIDMCNGTIMDKLISFALPLMLSGVLQLMFNAVDIIVVGRFTGSQALAAVGSTSALINIFTNLFIGISLGSNVLAARFYAAGKSKEMSETVHTSITIALISGIIMAFVGAIFAKGALELMDTPDDVIDQSVLYMRIYFMGMPFFMLYNYGAAILRAVGDTKRPLLFLIISGITNAVLNLILVIVFGLGVAGVAIATVIAQLISCVLVLTCLCRSQSSYRLYFNKLGIRRDYMVQIFKVGVPAGIQSVVINFSNALLQSSVNSFGSTAMAGYTAANNLLGFLYVSINSVTQACMSFTSQNLGVGKFKRMDRVLIDCIILSVAVSIVMGSSFYIFGRQLIGIYTSDAEVVKCGMEILAYTTLTYFLCGIMDLIPGALRGMGYSAVPMVLSVIGTVGTRVFWIFGIFPYHRSLGILFVSYPASWGLTIVLQAACFYFVRKRVHGKRLFVN; translated from the coding sequence ATGAATAAAGAGAATAACAGAGAGGTTGAGACGTCCGGAATAAAAAGAAGCAAATATGAGATAGATATGTGCAATGGTACAATTATGGATAAGCTGATATCATTCGCACTTCCGCTTATGTTGTCCGGCGTGCTGCAGCTTATGTTTAATGCTGTTGATATTATAGTGGTTGGAAGATTCACCGGAAGCCAGGCACTCGCTGCGGTAGGTTCGACAAGCGCACTCATTAATATATTTACCAATCTCTTTATTGGAATATCACTTGGAAGCAATGTGCTTGCAGCCAGATTCTATGCGGCAGGAAAGTCAAAAGAGATGTCGGAGACAGTCCATACTTCAATAACAATAGCATTAATAAGCGGAATAATAATGGCTTTTGTGGGAGCCATATTTGCAAAAGGTGCATTGGAACTCATGGATACTCCGGATGATGTAATAGATCAGTCTGTACTTTATATGCGGATATATTTTATGGGCATGCCGTTTTTTATGCTGTATAATTATGGCGCAGCAATATTAAGGGCTGTCGGAGATACAAAAAGGCCGCTTTTATTTCTTATAATATCAGGAATTACCAATGCGGTGCTTAACCTTATACTTGTAATCGTATTCGGACTTGGAGTTGCCGGTGTTGCTATAGCGACAGTTATTGCTCAGCTCATTTCATGCGTGCTTGTCCTCACATGCCTTTGCCGTTCGCAGAGCAGTTACCGCCTGTATTTTAATAAACTCGGAATACGCAGGGACTATATGGTTCAGATATTCAAGGTTGGTGTGCCGGCCGGAATACAGAGCGTTGTAATCAATTTTTCAAATGCACTGCTTCAGTCTTCTGTTAATTCATTCGGCTCTACGGCGATGGCCGGATATACAGCGGCCAATAATCTGCTGGGATTCTTATATGTATCGATTAATTCAGTGACACAGGCCTGCATGAGCTTTACAAGCCAGAACCTTGGTGTTGGAAAGTTTAAGCGTATGGACCGTGTGCTTATCGACTGCATTATTTTGTCAGTTGCTGTTTCAATAGTTATGGGAAGTTCATTTTACATATTCGGCAGGCAGCTTATAGGAATATATACATCAGATGCCGAGGTGGTAAAATGTGGCATGGAAATACTCGCATATACAACGCTTACATATTTTCTCTGCGGAATTATGGATCTTATACCTGGTGCCCTTAGAGGAATGGGATATTCAGCAGTACCGATGGTGTTATCAGTAATAGGAACTGTAGGAACAAGAGTGTTCTGGATATTTGGCATATTCCCTTATCACAGATCACTTGGAATATTGTTTGTATCATATCCTGCGTCCTGGGGGCTTACAATCGTTCTGCAGGCGGCATGTTTCTATTTTGTGAGAAAGCGTGTACATGGGAAAAGACTATTTGTTAATTAA
- a CDS encoding M20/M25/M40 family metallo-hydrolase: MIINNEKIAKALEYIKSEDDNTTQETLTMCQIPAPSHQEKKKAEYVLEKFKEIGLLNVHMDAVCNVLGTWPGDGDGPVIMLAAHTDTVFPIDTDVTVKKEGNRYYCPGINDDTHAAAEIMAVAKAMVRYDIHAHGDIIFCANVCEEGLGDLKGIKYIINNDNNIDAFVSVDNPVTGGVVYTATGSRRYKVTFTGNGGHSFADFGLPNPIHAMGRAIAKISDFKAPELPKTTFNVGVIEGGTSVNTISASAGMLMDIRSDSDEELERLTEEFMNAVESAVEEENARWDADKPQVKADIEVKGVRPAGTQEPDCPIVKAAFDAARMLGIEPELRGESSTDANIPISMGIPAITVGRGGNEGGVHTVHEWFEPVESWLGPQRDLLLILLLAGYEDVAEPVIKKR; encoded by the coding sequence ATGATTATAAATAATGAAAAGATAGCAAAAGCACTTGAATATATTAAGTCGGAAGATGACAACACAACGCAGGAAACACTTACAATGTGCCAGATTCCCGCACCGTCACATCAGGAAAAGAAAAAGGCGGAATATGTACTTGAAAAGTTCAAAGAGATAGGCCTGCTTAACGTACATATGGATGCAGTATGTAATGTACTCGGTACATGGCCGGGTGACGGAGACGGACCTGTAATAATGCTTGCAGCACACACGGACACGGTATTTCCGATAGATACGGATGTAACTGTAAAGAAGGAAGGCAATAGATATTACTGCCCGGGAATTAATGATGACACTCATGCAGCAGCTGAGATAATGGCGGTAGCAAAGGCAATGGTCAGGTATGACATTCACGCACATGGAGACATAATATTCTGTGCAAATGTGTGTGAAGAAGGACTTGGCGATCTTAAGGGTATTAAATACATTATTAATAATGATAATAATATTGATGCATTTGTGTCGGTTGATAATCCTGTGACAGGCGGTGTTGTATACACGGCAACTGGAAGCCGTCGTTATAAGGTAACATTCACAGGCAACGGCGGACACAGCTTTGCGGATTTCGGACTTCCCAATCCTATACATGCGATGGGAAGGGCAATAGCAAAAATATCTGATTTTAAAGCACCTGAGCTTCCTAAGACAACATTCAATGTAGGAGTCATAGAGGGCGGAACGTCTGTAAATACAATATCGGCATCGGCAGGCATGCTGATGGATATACGTTCTGACAGTGATGAAGAACTTGAGCGTCTTACAGAAGAATTCATGAATGCGGTAGAGAGTGCTGTTGAAGAAGAAAATGCAAGATGGGATGCCGACAAGCCTCAGGTAAAGGCAGACATAGAGGTTAAGGGGGTACGGCCTGCCGGAACACAGGAGCCTGACTGTCCTATAGTAAAAGCAGCATTTGATGCAGCGAGAATGCTTGGAATAGAGCCTGAATTAAGGGGTGAGAGCAGTACTGATGCCAATATTCCGATAAGCATGGGAATTCCGGCGATAACAGTAGGACGTGGCGGCAATGAAGGCGGAGTGCATACAGTCCATGAGTGGTTTGAACCCGTGGAAAGCTGGCTTGGACCACAAAGAGACCTGCTTCTTATTCTTCTGCTTGCAGGCTATGAGGATGTGGCAGAGCCTGTTATAAAGAAAAGATAA
- a CDS encoding methyl-accepting chemotaxis protein gives MKKEQLKRVDKVVFAILLIVLGYIAFTMVGLLATGRGNSGIIIQTVAVAAGLITVIGIFAVRAGTQLCGIVMSAAAAMVYFVMMCTNNMPDTYAYAVPLIIATIGYLDMKMARIESGIIVAGFIIHSARMISMGKIASEDVIVESIVIFIVAAAVVIMTKMMVTFNKENMAEIARGAEKHHETAIKMQHVSEEITNCFDETNAHINDLNASITTSNQSVKNIAESTESTAESIQHQAQMCQEIKNHTDAASDHTKNMLDASDRAMRNVHEGAELINALKSQAENVEEASRETETVTDKLTQRAKEVGEIVGSIMNISSQTNLLALNASIEAARAGEAGRGFAVVADEIRELSEQTKDATERIRTIIEDLTNDVESVSGSIGNSVESVRKQNEMIDEAKDKFGMINTEVDDLIMVIRGFDSIISNIVNSTDVISEDITNLSATSQEVAAASNEGFSHTNEAVEKMNKVSELLKKIHGLAKELEQYEAE, from the coding sequence ATGAAGAAAGAACAGTTGAAAAGAGTCGACAAGGTAGTATTTGCAATATTATTGATTGTACTTGGCTATATAGCGTTTACAATGGTCGGACTGCTTGCAACAGGAAGAGGTAACAGCGGTATCATAATACAGACTGTGGCTGTAGCAGCAGGATTAATCACTGTTATAGGTATATTTGCAGTAAGGGCGGGAACACAGTTGTGCGGAATCGTTATGTCTGCGGCTGCGGCTATGGTGTATTTTGTAATGATGTGCACCAATAATATGCCGGATACATATGCATATGCGGTGCCTCTTATTATAGCAACAATCGGATATCTTGATATGAAGATGGCAAGGATTGAGAGCGGTATCATAGTTGCCGGCTTCATAATACATAGCGCAAGAATGATTTCTATGGGAAAGATAGCCTCTGAAGATGTGATAGTAGAGTCAATAGTTATCTTTATTGTTGCAGCTGCCGTTGTAATAATGACTAAGATGATGGTTACATTCAATAAGGAGAATATGGCTGAGATTGCCAGGGGTGCAGAGAAACATCATGAAACAGCAATTAAGATGCAGCATGTGTCAGAGGAGATTACCAATTGCTTTGATGAGACTAATGCACATATAAATGATCTCAATGCAAGCATTACAACGAGTAACCAGTCCGTTAAGAATATTGCCGAGAGTACGGAAAGTACAGCGGAATCTATCCAGCATCAGGCACAGATGTGTCAGGAGATTAAGAATCATACGGATGCGGCAAGCGACCACACAAAGAATATGCTTGATGCATCAGACCGCGCAATGCGGAACGTGCATGAAGGCGCAGAGCTTATCAATGCACTTAAGAGCCAGGCTGAGAATGTAGAGGAAGCAAGCCGTGAGACAGAGACTGTCACGGATAAGCTTACACAGCGGGCAAAAGAGGTTGGAGAGATTGTCGGTTCTATAATGAACATTTCTTCACAGACCAATCTCCTTGCACTTAATGCGTCAATTGAGGCGGCAAGAGCCGGCGAGGCCGGAAGAGGATTTGCGGTTGTCGCAGATGAGATAAGAGAGCTCTCAGAACAGACAAAGGACGCTACAGAGCGAATAAGAACCATAATTGAAGACCTTACCAATGATGTTGAAAGTGTAAGCGGGAGCATCGGTAATTCTGTTGAATCAGTGCGTAAGCAGAATGAGATGATAGATGAAGCCAAAGATAAGTTTGGAATGATTAACACAGAGGTCGATGACCTTATCATGGTAATCAGGGGATTTGACTCGATAATAAGCAATATAGTGAATTCAACTGATGTAATATCAGAAGATATAACTAACCTTTCGGCAACAAGCCAGGAAGTAGCAGCTGCCTCCAACGAAGGCTTCAGCCATACCAATGAGGCTGTTGAGAAGATGAATAAAGTATCAGAGCTCCTTAAGAAAATACACGGACTTGCAAAAGAACTTGAACAGTACGAAGCAGAGTAA
- a CDS encoding GTP pyrophosphokinase, translated as MDINTQVSESTCNLALLIKAKRIAYKAHEGQTDMSGMPYIEHPLVVSYRCGSIDSKIVGMLHDVIEDTDVSYDDLRAEGFPEHIIEAVRCVTKEDGWDEESYFTRIKANPIAREVKINDLMHNLDEYRVVTPTRHLIEKRVKYRRELAFLQGYSDTL; from the coding sequence ATGGACATTAATACACAAGTATCAGAAAGCACCTGCAATCTGGCTCTTCTTATCAAAGCCAAGCGTATTGCATACAAGGCACACGAAGGCCAGACAGATATGTCGGGTATGCCATATATAGAGCATCCGCTTGTTGTGTCATACAGATGCGGTTCGATTGACTCCAAGATTGTCGGAATGCTGCATGATGTCATTGAAGATACTGACGTTTCATATGATGACTTACGTGCAGAAGGTTTTCCCGAACATATTATAGAGGCTGTCCGCTGCGTCACCAAAGAAGACGGCTGGGATGAAGAATCCTATTTTACAAGAATAAAAGCCAATCCTATAGCCCGTGAAGTTAAGATTAATGACCTTATGCATAATCTTGATGAATACAGGGTTGTGACACCGACACGCCACTTAATAGAAAAGCGTGTCAAATACCGCCGTGAATTAGCATTTCTTCAGGGGTATTCCGACACGCTGTAA
- a CDS encoding phosphate ABC transporter substrate-binding protein — MRLKKLLCASLSVMMVAGALTACGSSAASDDGSAAGSGAANAEELTGSITAAGSSALKPLADDAADAFNEKYPDVNITIDAGGSGEGLKQVSEGTVNIGNSDVEAAEKLDAAKASALVDHRVCVVTMAPIVNRSVTAGGVKDLTTQQLTDIFTGKITNWKEVGGADEAIVLVTRPESSGTRATFKKYAIGGAAEASNKSMETDDSGVLLKNVKDTKGAIGYVALSYLVSNPGVDTLSLNGVAPTLENTYAGKYPVWTYEHMYTKGEPDKTAKAFLEYIMSDEYGKKMESLGYGVSSKMQVKEH, encoded by the coding sequence ATGAGACTTAAGAAGTTATTATGTGCATCACTGTCAGTGATGATGGTGGCAGGAGCACTTACAGCGTGTGGCAGTTCAGCAGCTTCAGATGACGGCAGTGCAGCAGGCAGCGGAGCAGCTAATGCAGAGGAGCTTACAGGAAGCATTACGGCAGCGGGTTCATCAGCACTTAAGCCACTTGCAGATGATGCAGCAGACGCATTCAATGAGAAGTACCCTGATGTAAACATCACAATTGATGCAGGCGGTTCAGGTGAAGGACTTAAGCAGGTATCCGAGGGAACAGTTAATATCGGTAACTCAGATGTTGAGGCAGCAGAGAAGCTTGACGCAGCAAAGGCATCAGCACTTGTAGACCACAGAGTATGTGTAGTTACAATGGCACCTATCGTTAACAGGAGTGTTACGGCCGGCGGTGTTAAGGATCTTACGACACAGCAGCTTACAGACATATTTACAGGTAAGATTACTAACTGGAAAGAAGTTGGCGGAGCTGATGAGGCAATCGTTCTTGTAACACGCCCTGAGTCATCAGGTACAAGAGCTACATTCAAGAAGTATGCAATTGGCGGAGCTGCAGAGGCATCTAACAAGTCAATGGAAACAGATGATTCAGGTGTCCTTCTTAAGAATGTTAAGGATACAAAGGGTGCAATCGGTTATGTTGCTCTTTCATATCTTGTAAGTAATCCCGGCGTAGATACACTTTCACTTAACGGTGTAGCACCTACACTTGAGAATACATACGCAGGCAAGTATCCTGTATGGACATATGAGCATATGTATACAAAGGGTGAGCCTGACAAGACAGCTAAGGCATTTCTTGAGTACATCATGTCAGATGAGTACGGCAAGAAGATGGAATCACTTGGCTATGGTGTATCATCAAAGATGCAGGTAAAGGAACACTAA
- the pstC gene encoding phosphate ABC transporter permease subunit PstC produces MNSKKGMFLKEYLWRTIVTICGLFVIVLTLVIGGFLVYKGSGTFTKFGHSIGEFLFSADWAPVDNITGGGSVGTRIFIVGSLCTCGLGLLIATPFAIGSAIFMTEISPKFGEKFYRPVIQIFAGIPSVVYGWVGLTVLVPAIKTIFNRQVGHSILAAGLVLAIMIFPTITSVSADAIRAIPKEFRLGAYGMGSTRWQTTYKIVLPAAAPGIFSAVILGLARAFGEALAVAMVIGQTTALPTGIFSTTKSLTTEITAQMGNAMEGGETKTALWTLALLLFIISLLFIFLIHYFSGKKPDDDGAVKEKKGGRSHA; encoded by the coding sequence ATGAATAGTAAAAAAGGTATGTTTCTCAAGGAATATCTGTGGAGAACAATCGTTACGATATGCGGACTGTTTGTTATCGTACTGACACTTGTTATAGGCGGTTTCCTTGTATATAAGGGCTCCGGAACATTTACGAAATTCGGACACAGCATAGGTGAATTCCTTTTCTCGGCAGACTGGGCACCTGTTGATAATATTACCGGAGGAGGAAGCGTGGGAACACGAATCTTCATTGTCGGATCATTATGCACATGTGGTCTTGGATTACTTATAGCAACGCCTTTTGCAATCGGTTCAGCGATATTTATGACAGAGATATCACCTAAGTTTGGCGAAAAGTTCTATCGTCCGGTCATTCAGATATTTGCGGGTATTCCGTCCGTAGTATACGGATGGGTAGGCCTTACGGTGCTTGTACCGGCTATAAAGACAATATTTAACAGACAGGTTGGACATTCGATTCTTGCGGCAGGACTTGTACTTGCAATTATGATATTCCCGACGATAACGAGTGTGTCGGCAGATGCGATACGTGCAATACCTAAGGAATTCAGGCTTGGAGCTTATGGAATGGGCTCAACCAGATGGCAGACTACATATAAGATAGTTCTTCCGGCAGCAGCACCGGGAATATTCTCGGCAGTAATTCTCGGACTTGCAAGAGCATTTGGTGAAGCACTTGCGGTAGCGATGGTAATAGGTCAGACAACAGCTCTGCCTACAGGAATATTCTCGACGACAAAGTCTCTTACAACAGAGATTACAGCACAGATGGGTAATGCCATGGAAGGCGGCGAGACTAAGACCGCATTGTGGACACTGGCACTGTTGTTATTTATCATATCACTGCTCTTTATATTCCTCATCCATTACTTCTCAGGAAAGAAGCCTGATGATGACGGAGCGGTAAAGGAAAAGAAGGGAGGAAGAAGCCATGCATAA
- the pstA gene encoding phosphate ABC transporter permease PstA, with translation MHNKIKRAIGADRIMTVVFYCVAVFFFVLLAAFAGYVIIKGFMGATPEMFRFQRRGSIGNQLFNTIYLVFLSLLITVPIGALAGIYLAKYAREGALTKFIRICIETLSSLPSIVVGLFGYLIFLVIMGLDKSLMAGALSVSILTLPLITTTTEDAIRGLPEGYFQASMGLGSTRWQAIFHVLLPACLPRIMTGIILAAGRGFGEAAVLLYTTGSGTNIRWGNWNLASHTCPLNPFRSAETLSLQIWDLQVNGQNQDLANLASAVLLILVLAFSIGANILSNRLNKKNAGEKA, from the coding sequence ATGCATAACAAAATAAAGCGCGCGATAGGCGCAGACAGAATTATGACCGTTGTATTTTATTGTGTTGCAGTATTTTTCTTCGTACTCCTTGCAGCATTTGCGGGATATGTAATAATAAAGGGCTTCATGGGTGCAACACCGGAGATGTTCAGGTTTCAACGCCGCGGAAGTATAGGAAACCAGTTATTTAATACTATTTATCTTGTGTTTCTTTCACTTCTTATAACTGTTCCCATCGGAGCGCTTGCAGGAATATATCTTGCAAAATACGCCAGAGAGGGAGCACTTACAAAATTTATAAGAATATGTATCGAGACACTGTCATCACTTCCTTCAATTGTTGTCGGACTGTTCGGATATCTTATATTTCTTGTTATCATGGGACTTGATAAGAGCCTTATGGCGGGTGCGTTGTCAGTATCAATACTTACACTTCCGCTTATAACAACGACAACGGAGGATGCGATAAGAGGTTTGCCTGAGGGATATTTTCAGGCGAGTATGGGTCTCGGCTCTACGAGATGGCAGGCAATATTCCATGTGCTTCTTCCGGCATGTCTTCCGAGAATTATGACAGGAATAATTCTTGCAGCAGGACGTGGATTCGGCGAGGCTGCCGTGCTTCTGTATACAACCGGTTCGGGAACCAACATAAGATGGGGCAACTGGAATCTCGCTTCACATACATGCCCGCTCAATCCGTTCCGCTCAGCTGAGACACTTTCACTCCAGATATGGGATCTGCAGGTTAACGGACAGAATCAGGACCTTGCCAATCTTGCATCGGCAGTCCTTCTTATTCTGGTCCTTGCATTCAGTATAGGAGCCAATATCCTGAGTAACAGACTTAATAAGAAAAATGCCGGTGAGAAGGCCTGA
- the pstB gene encoding phosphate ABC transporter ATP-binding protein PstB, with product MENSKFEVKNLNLHYGAFHALKNINMDIAKNEITAFIGPSGCGKSTFLKTLNRMNDLVEGVKIDGNIYLDGVDIYNDMDAISLRHRVGMVFQQPNPFPKSVYDNIAYGPRLFGVRKKAELDEIVERSLRQAAIWDELKDRLKKSALGLSGGQQQRLCIARTLAVEPEVILMDEPTSALDPISTSKIEDLVVELKKKYTIVMVTHNMQQATRVSDKTVFFLLGEVIEAAPTEELFSMPKDKRTEDYITGRFG from the coding sequence ATGGAAAACAGTAAATTTGAAGTAAAAAATCTGAATCTGCATTATGGCGCTTTCCATGCATTGAAAAATATTAACATGGATATTGCAAAGAATGAGATAACTGCATTTATCGGCCCATCCGGCTGCGGTAAATCAACATTTTTAAAGACGCTTAACAGAATGAATGACCTTGTAGAGGGTGTTAAGATAGACGGCAATATATACCTTGACGGAGTTGACATATATAATGACATGGACGCTATTTCGCTGAGACACCGCGTCGGTATGGTGTTCCAGCAGCCGAATCCATTTCCAAAGAGTGTATATGACAATATCGCGTACGGACCAAGACTGTTCGGCGTGCGTAAGAAGGCAGAGCTTGACGAGATAGTTGAGCGTTCGCTCCGTCAGGCGGCGATATGGGATGAGCTTAAGGACAGACTTAAAAAGAGCGCGCTCGGATTATCGGGAGGACAGCAGCAGAGACTTTGTATAGCAAGAACGCTTGCGGTTGAGCCTGAGGTAATTCTTATGGATGAGCCTACATCGGCACTTGACCCGATATCAACATCGAAGATAGAAGACCTTGTTGTTGAGCTTAAGAAGAAGTATACAATAGTTATGGTAACACATAATATGCAGCAGGCAACCCGTGTATCTGATAAGACAGTATTTTTCCTGCTTGGTGAGGTTATAGAGGCAGCACCGACAGAAGAATTATTCTCAATGCCTAAGGATAAGAGAACAGAAGATTATATAACAGGGAGGTTCGGTTGA
- the phoU gene encoding phosphate signaling complex protein PhoU, which produces MRNRFDKQLVQLNDYMLEMGSLIEQSIEMCVKALVSQDEAIAKQTIEADDDIDHQEKKIEDLCLQLLLQQQPVASDMRIISSALKMVTDMERIGDQAADICEVAMEMSELTYMKKLEHIQSMAKETTVMVVKAVEAYVHKDQTLAEEVIARDDTVDRLFNEVKKELITLINQNAENGGQAVDFLMIAKYFERIGDHATNIAEWVIYSITGEHNDYNH; this is translated from the coding sequence ATGAGAAATCGTTTCGACAAACAGTTAGTGCAGCTTAATGATTATATGCTTGAGATGGGAAGCCTCATAGAGCAGTCCATTGAAATGTGTGTCAAAGCCCTGGTGAGTCAGGATGAGGCAATAGCAAAGCAGACAATAGAGGCAGATGATGATATCGACCATCAGGAAAAGAAGATAGAGGATCTGTGTCTCCAGCTTCTCCTTCAGCAGCAGCCGGTAGCGTCAGACATGAGAATAATCTCATCGGCGCTTAAGATGGTAACTGACATGGAGCGTATCGGTGATCAGGCAGCGGATATATGTGAGGTGGCAATGGAGATGTCAGAGCTTACGTATATGAAGAAGCTTGAGCATATCCAGAGTATGGCAAAGGAGACAACCGTAATGGTTGTTAAAGCTGTTGAAGCATATGTCCACAAGGACCAGACACTTGCCGAGGAAGTAATTGCAAGGGATGATACTGTGGACAGACTTTTCAACGAGGTTAAAAAAGAGCTTATCACCCTTATCAACCAGAATGCAGAGAATGGCGGGCAGGCAGTTGATTTTCTCATGATAGCTAAGTATTTTGAGAGAATCGGTGACCATGCAACCAATATTGCAGAATGGGTAATATACTCAATAACAGGTGAGCATAACGATTATAATCATTAA
- a CDS encoding DUF4173 domain-containing protein, with amino-acid sequence MGVNINNTGFYLRGCALYSIFYVFCLYHNPSGITFPLFVAGTVVMFRLFAARRNGLQFRNAVPHECIFYEAAVLLLGISTCITDCIPMIILNKLAIFVLMNCYFLCAVYTTGGWSFAKHLCSVMRIIIGCFEFIPKPFHDAYECRKALKAARSGSVSGNTDNSDAAKMHRLSISPMAKSILLGILIAVPLLLIVVWLLAGADAIFGNIISDIFNYLSVLNFDIIDIFNDIISDLYVILLMGVFAFMAAFCTWSFLCEGHMPSDNHVSAVHNPVTAITFTGILCFVYVLFCLVQFAGMTGAAALPSGCTYAEYARSGFFQLLFVCIINIIIVLACLHYYRVSRALNVILTIICGCTYIMTFSSALRMIMYIKAYNLTFLRISVLWALAAIAVIMIGILINIFRRNFNLFGYFVTAVTIIFVMFSFSRPDYVTARYNYSAMQRRLASEGYNGPDVRNDIIHLTGLSFDAAPILMNSGFENMCRKAESDSYYKNCLMEWGCKLDANETDRKRAVPLRTFNLSRYTALCRYKGLNHY; translated from the coding sequence ATGGGAGTAAATATTAATAATACAGGATTTTATCTGAGAGGCTGCGCACTGTACTCAATATTCTATGTATTCTGCCTCTACCACAATCCGTCAGGGATTACATTCCCGCTGTTTGTGGCCGGAACTGTTGTGATGTTCAGGCTTTTTGCTGCCCGAAGGAACGGATTGCAATTTCGTAATGCGGTTCCGCATGAATGCATTTTCTATGAAGCTGCCGTGCTGCTTCTTGGCATATCGACATGCATTACAGACTGTATACCCATGATAATTCTTAATAAGCTTGCAATATTTGTACTCATGAACTGCTATTTTCTGTGTGCGGTATACACCACCGGTGGCTGGAGCTTTGCAAAGCATCTCTGCTCAGTCATGCGCATCATTATAGGATGCTTTGAGTTTATTCCAAAACCATTTCACGATGCGTATGAATGCCGCAAAGCTTTAAAAGCGGCGCGTTCCGGCAGTGTTTCGGGTAATACCGATAATTCTGATGCCGCAAAAATGCACCGCCTAAGCATATCTCCCATGGCAAAGAGCATTCTTCTCGGAATACTGATAGCAGTTCCCCTGCTTCTTATTGTAGTCTGGCTGCTTGCCGGTGCTGACGCCATATTCGGCAATATCATCTCTGATATTTTTAATTATCTGTCAGTATTGAACTTTGACATTATAGACATATTTAATGATATTATCTCTGACCTGTATGTAATATTATTAATGGGCGTTTTTGCATTCATGGCAGCCTTCTGCACATGGTCATTTTTATGTGAAGGGCACATGCCGTCAGACAATCATGTCAGTGCCGTTCATAACCCGGTGACTGCCATAACATTTACAGGGATATTGTGCTTTGTATATGTACTTTTCTGCCTTGTGCAGTTTGCAGGCATGACCGGTGCCGCAGCCCTGCCTTCAGGCTGCACCTACGCCGAATACGCAAGGAGCGGTTTCTTCCAGCTGCTGTTTGTATGTATCATTAATATCATTATAGTTCTTGCATGTCTTCACTATTACAGGGTATCACGCGCGCTTAATGTAATACTTACCATTATCTGCGGCTGCACATATATCATGACATTTTCAAGTGCCCTGCGTATGATAATGTACATAAAGGCTTACAATCTTACATTTTTGAGGATATCCGTTCTGTGGGCACTTGCCGCTATTGCTGTTATCATGATTGGAATATTAATCAATATATTCCGGCGTAATTTTAATCTTTTCGGATATTTTGTTACTGCCGTTACAATAATATTTGTAATGTTTTCATTCTCGCGTCCCGACTATGTCACTGCACGGTATAATTACAGTGCAATGCAGCGCAGACTGGCTTCTGAAGGTTATAACGGCCCGGATGTGCGCAATGATATCATTCACCTCACCGGGCTTTCATTTGATGCAGCTCCGATATTAATGAACAGCGGTTTTGAAAATATGTGCCGTAAGGCAGAATCAGATTCATACTATAAAAACTGCCTTATGGAATGGGGCTGCAAACTGGATGCAAATGAAACGGACAGAAAAAGGGCAGTGCCACTGAGAACATTTAATCTGTCCCGTTACACTGCCCTATGCAGATACAAAGGTTTAAATCATTATTAA
- a CDS encoding helix-turn-helix transcriptional regulator translates to MAIRINLDVVMAQRKKSLTELASEVDITLANLSILKTGKAKAIRLSTLDAICRALDCQPGDIIEYVEDGKE, encoded by the coding sequence ATGGCTATACGCATTAATCTTGACGTTGTTATGGCTCAACGCAAAAAAAGTCTTACCGAACTGGCATCGGAGGTTGATATAACACTTGCCAATCTCTCAATTCTAAAGACGGGCAAGGCCAAAGCAATAAGACTTTCAACGCTTGATGCAATATGCCGCGCGCTTGACTGCCAGCCGGGTGATATTATTGAATACGTTGAAGACGGGAAGGAGTAA